A genomic region of Rhipicephalus sanguineus isolate Rsan-2018 chromosome 3, BIME_Rsan_1.4, whole genome shotgun sequence contains the following coding sequences:
- the LOC119386767 gene encoding N-acetylneuraminate lyase: MEAKIAKIKNYSGLCVAPFTPFDGKGNININLIDEYVSLLQKQSVTGAFVNGSTGEGLSLTVAERKKLAERWVEASRGKLDLVIVHVTAASIVDTQELATHAESLNVDAISILPPFYFRSPSIDHLIRYVEEVSKAAPSTPIIYYHIPAFTCVNVRMTEFLPAAKRRVPALCGAKYSCGELSDLAGFLREDKADIKIFFGFEEMLLAALALGVTAAIGGTFTYQGHLAKKIIDLYEKGDMHNARRHQDKLKHGIDTLCKYGFSVAALKAAANKVSGLNFGDTRIPVCPLPDDKAEKLAEEIRALDILM; encoded by the exons ATGGAGGCAAAGATAGCCAAG aTAAAAAACTACAGTGGTCTTTGCGTTGCGCCATTTACGCCATTCGACGGCAAAGG GAATATAAACATCAATCTCATCGATGAATACGTGAGCCTCCTGCAGAAGCAAAGTGTAACTGGAGCATTCG TTAACGGGTCTACCGGTGAAGGACTTTCCCTAACCGTTGCTGAAAGGAAGAAACTGGCCGAAAGATGGGTTGAAGCCTCCAGAGGGAA ATTGGACCTGGTTATCGTGCATGTGACGGCAGCATCCATCGTGGACACGCAAGAGCTC GCAACACATGCCGAAAGCCTCAACGTGGACGCTATTTCCATACTACCACCATTCTACTTCCGAAGTCCGTCCATAG ACCATCTGATACGGTACGTCGAAGAAGTCTCTAAAGCCGCCCCAAGCACGCCGATCATCTACTACCATATTCCAGCATTCACATGCGTCAATG TGCGGATGACGGAATTCCTGCCAGCGGCCaagcgacgggtgcctgccttgTGTGGAGCTAAGTACTCATGCGGCGAACTAAGCGATTTGGCTGGGTTCTTGCGCGAAGATAAGGCTGACATCAAGATATTCTTCGGATTCGAAGAG ATGCTGCTTGCCGCTCTAGCTTTGGGCGTGACGGCGGCCATCGGAGGGACGTTCACTTACCAGGGACATCTCGCAAAGAAAATCATCGATTTGTACGAGAAGGGTGATATGCATAACGCACGCCGTCACCAG GACAAGCTGAAGCATGGTATCGATACCCTCTGCAAGTACG GTTTCTCAGTTGCTGCACTGAAAGCAGCCGCCAACAAGGTCAGCGGACTCAACTTCGGCGACACTCGGATTCCCGTGTGCCCACTGCCTGACGACAAAGCGGAGAAGCTTGCTGAAGAGATCCGAGCATTGGATATACTCATGTGA